In the genome of Candidatus Thermoplasmatota archaeon, the window TAAAACTTTCCATTCCGCCGATTATTGTTATAACCATCCTTCTTCTATTAGCTTTTTTCTTAATTCATCCTTGCTTAATCTATCTGCATTTTCTGACGTGAACTCTTTTGGTTCATTTATCACTGGGCTATCAAAAGGATTAACTTTGAAGATATTATGATCAACCAATTCTTCTGTATGCATCATTTCCATGTCACTCACTAAAACTTCATGTAACTTCTCTCCGGGTCTTTTTCCTTTGACAACGAAATTGCCTTCTCCGGCCATTACCTCAGCTATGTCTTTAATCAGACACGCACTGCACTTTTTGACATAAATACATCCATCCATTTCGGACAAAGCAAACAATACCAATTCGATCGCTTCGTTTAAAGTGAGCCAGAATCTTGTCATGAGAGGATGAGTGACAGGAAGCTTTTTTCCCCCTCATCCAACAGTTTTTTAAAGTGTGGAATCACTGAGCCTCTGCTTCCTATAACATTCCCATATCTTACCACCGAAAACTTAGTCTCGCAATCCTCCTTAAGCAAAAGAATTCTTTCATCAATAGCTTTAGTCATGCCATACACATTGACTGGTTTGACTGCTTTGTCTGTTGATATTCCTATAACCTTTTCCACATTATTTTCTATAGCTGCTTTTTTTATGTTCCAAGTATGTTGGTCTTGACTGCTTCCATAGGATGCCGTTCTATGTCTGAAATCTGTTTTAAAGCCGCAGCGTGAAATATTATGTCTATATTCTTTGTAGCTTCTAAGACCCTTTCGTAATCTCTCACGTCCCCTAAAACAAAAACAAAATTTGGAAATTCTCTAGCCATTGAGTGCTGAAGGTCTTCGTGTCTACTAAATATTTTAACTTCTTTAGGATTCACTCTACACAAGATGTTGGCCATCTGATGACCGAAACTTCCCGTCCCACCAGTTATCA includes:
- a CDS encoding polysaccharide biosynthesis protein, with protein sequence MEKVIGISTDKAVKPVNVYGMTKAIDERILLLKEDCETKFSVVRYGNVIGSRGSVIPHFKKLLDEGEKSFLSLILS
- a CDS encoding polysaccharide biosynthesis protein, which gives rise to MIDKLIDNKRIMITGGTGSFGHQMANILCRVNPKEVKIFSRHEDLQHSMAREFPNFVFVLGDVRDYERVLEATKNIDIIFHAAALKQISDIERHPMEAVKTNILGT
- a CDS encoding polysaccharide biosynthesis protein, producing MTRFWLTLNEAIELVLFALSEMDGCIYVKKCSACLIKDIAEVMAGEGNFVVKGKRPGEKLHEVLVSDMEMMHTEELVDHNIFKVNPFDSPVINEPKEFTSENADRLSKDELRKKLIEEGWL